A DNA window from Argiope bruennichi chromosome X2, qqArgBrue1.1, whole genome shotgun sequence contains the following coding sequences:
- the LOC129960604 gene encoding kelch-like protein 8, producing MGDILIESKETTEIPRVLQTSFNKLFEFLQNEILCDVVIQVQSKSFKCHRNVLASCSPYFQAMFTSPLAESKQSVITIKDIDEVTMEMLIKFAYTGKVNINGSNAQKLLKASSVLQFDYLAEACCDYISSCFDECTVCRIRETAESFGQSSLVKRADSFIKYNFNKVVPDNDFVYISDKHLEELLSADDLFVNDEVEVYEALMLWVKLDPDKRKNLLSKLLPKVRLPLMPLAYLRMYVESDSLVRKNLDCRDLLDEAKHYQMWQVSHLPTSHLPVTERTQPRKSYAGVIFCVGGRGVNGNPFSSIEFYSWYHNKWIKLKDMLTSRRHVGCVSEKGKIYAVGGFANDAHLSSAEQFDPETNKWSALAPMTVPRRGLGLCSMGGPLYAVGGLDNSLFYSIVERYDINADVWSVVASMNCSRGGVAVVNLKGHMYALGGNSGTISLQTCEVYDPHLDKWTFISPMNQSRAGAGAVVVDGFIYVIGGFENNVPLNSVEKYDPDSNKWSFVSSMQVARGGVGAAALGRYIYSIGGHNASCYLNTVEIYDVQNDRWSYGPVISDSRAGAGIAWCSMKPELLKKLAEGC from the exons ATGGGAGACATATTGATTGAATCCAAAGAAACAACAGAAATTCCTAGGGTGTTACAAACATCCTTTAATAAACTCTTTGAATTTCTccagaatgaaattttatgtgaTGTAGTTATTCAAGTGCAAAGTAAATCATTTAAATGCCATCGTAACGTATTAGCCAGTTGCAGTCCATACTTTCAAGCCATGTTCACCTCACCCTTAGCAGAAAGCAAGCAAAGTGTGATAACTATTAAAGATATTGATGAGGTAACAATggaaatgctcataaaatttgcatatacTGGAAAAGTGAATATTAATGGATCAAATGCCCAGAAATTGTTGAAAGCTTCATCAGTTCTTCAGTTTGATTATTTAGCTGAAGCCTGTTGCGACTACATAAGTTCATGTTTTGACGAATGCACCGTTTGTAGAATAAGAGAAACGGCTGAAAGCTTTGGACAGTCAAGCTTAGTCAAAAGGGCTGACtccttcataaaatataattttaacaaagttGTTCCAGATAATGATTTTGTATATATCTCAGACAAGCATTTAGAAGAACTTCTATCAGCTGACGATTTATTTGTTAATGATGAAGTAGAG gtTTATGAGGCTTTAATGTTGTGGGTAAAATTAGATCCTGATAAAAGGAAAAATCTACTGTCTAAATTACTTCCAAAGGTTCGGCTTCCTCTCATGCCTTTAGCATACCTACGAATGTATGTAGAATCAGATTCATTAGTTCGTAAAAATCTGGACTGTCGAGATCTTCTAGATGAAGCCAAGCATTACCAAATGTGGCAAGTAAGCCATTTACCAACATCACATTTACCTGTCACCGAAAGAACACAGCCAAGAAAAAGTTATGCTg gtgTAATATTCTGCGTTGGTGGAAGAGGAGTAAATGGCAATCCCTTTTCTTCAATTGAGTTCTACAGTTGGTACCATAAcaaatggattaaattaaaagatatgttAACAAGTCGGAGGCATGTTGGTTGTGTTTCAGAAAAAG GTAAAATATATGCTGTAGGTGGGTTTGCCAATGATGCTCATTTATCAAGTGCAGAACAGTTTGATCCTGAAACAAATAAATGGTCAGCATTAGCACCTATGACAGTACCAAG GAGAGGTCTCGGTCTCTGTTCGATGGGCGGTCCTCTTTATGCTGTTGGTGGCCTAGATAATTCACTGTTTTATTCAATCGTTGAAAGATATGATATTAATGCTGATGTGTGGAGTGTCGTAGCTTCTATGAATTGTTCAAGAGGTGGTGTTGCTGTTGTGAACTTAAAG GGCCATATGTATGCATTAGGAGGAAATAGTGGTACAATATCTTTACAAACATGTGAAGTCTATGATCCCCATCTAGATAAATGGACTTTTATATCACCTATGAATCAAAGTAGAGCTGGAGCTGGTGCTGTCGTTGTTGATGGCTTTATATATGTGATTG GTGGCTTTGAAAACAATGTGCCCCTAAActctgttgaaaaatatgatcCAGATTCTAATAAATGGAGCTTTGTTAGTTCTATGCAAGTAGCAAGAGGTGGAGTTGGAGCTGCTGCTTTGGGAAGGTACATTTATTCTATTGGAGGACATAATGCTTCTTGTTATTTAAACACAGTGGAGATCTACGATGTTCAGAATGACAG